CAGGGAGACGCAGCAGATCACCCCGATGGCTTTTTGGCTGCGCCCCGACTTGTCCGTCAGCTGATTGGCCTTGGCGGCGAGGCGGAGTTTATAGCACAGAATGGAGTAGCACACCAGGATGGTCACCACGGGGACTCCGTAGCCTAGGAATACGGCGCCAATCAGGATATAGGAGATGTTGGGCACCGGTTCGAAGTTGGGATACTCCATACAGGTGATGAAGCCATCAGGTTCCTCGTTAGTCATGGGCATGGAGAGGAGGGGCAGAGTTTGCATTAAGACCAGCAACCACACCCCGACACAAATGTACCGGACATTGGAGACCTTACGGAAGCGTGCGAATCGGAGCGGCAAAACGACAGCAATGAACCGGTCCACACTGAGGCAGGTCATGAAGTTGACCCCGGCGTAAGTGTTGATGTAGAAGATCAGCCCTGTGATCTTACACAGGGCCTCCCCCAGGGGCCAGTGGAAGCCCAGGGCGTAGTAGATTATCCGTAACGGTAGTGACAGTGTGAACAGGATGTCGGAGATGACCAGGTTGGCGGAGTAGAGCGTGGTGGAGTTCATCTTCTTCACGTT
This portion of the Oncorhynchus tshawytscha isolate Ot180627B linkage group LG26, Otsh_v2.0, whole genome shotgun sequence genome encodes:
- the gpr183a gene encoding G-protein coupled receptor 183-A; translation: MEVMRTFNQPPTSSLPTPTLNDSDTCITLYNHRGYARVLMPLFYCIVFSVGLLGNALAFHIIHPNVKKMNSTTLYSANLVISDILFTLSLPLRIIYYALGFHWPLGEALCKITGLIFYINTYAGVNFMTCLSVDRFIAVVLPLRFARFRKVSNVRYICVGVWLLVLMQTLPLLSMPMTNEEPDGFITCMEYPNFEPVPNISYILIGAVFLGYGVPVVTILVCYSILCYKLRLAAKANQLTDKSGRSQKAIGVICCVSLVFVVCFSPYHINLLQYMIRKLIYTPDCAELTAFQISLHITVCLMNLNSCLDPFIYFFACKGYKSKVLKILKRQVSVSFSSAARTLPEGSSRDVNDGMKIHLNSTRHKP